A region of Saimiri boliviensis isolate mSaiBol1 chromosome 8, mSaiBol1.pri, whole genome shotgun sequence DNA encodes the following proteins:
- the SKIDA1 gene encoding SKI/DACH domain-containing protein 1, producing the protein MGDLKSGFEEVDGVRLGYLIIKGKQMFALSQVFTDLLKNIPRTTVHKRMDHLKVKKHHCDLEELRKLKAINSIAFHAAKCTLISREDVEALYTSCKTERVLKTKRRRVGRALATKAPPPERAAAAASPRPGFWKDKHQLWRGLSGAARPLPISAQSPRPGAAAARPAAHLPQIFSKYPSSHYPEIVRSPCKPPLNYETAPLQGNYVAFPSDPAYFRSLLCSKHPAAAAAAAAAAAAAAAAAAAAYYQASAAGPQPKAAAGAGGPGNPSYRCKRKRGGAKECLLAPHAGARRLLLLPRSYKAKAAAAAAAAAAAAAAAGATCLERFHLVNGFCPPPHHHHHHHHHHHHHHHRAQPPQQSHHPPHHHRPQPHLGSFPESCSSDSESSSYSDHAANDSDFGSSLSSSSNSVSSEEEEEEGEEEEEEEEEEEEEGGSGASDSSEVSSEEEDSSTESDSSSGSSQVSVQSIRFRRTSFCKPPSVQAQANFLYHLASAAAATKPAAFEDAGRLPDLKTSVKAESPEEWNLQSWAPKASPLYCPASLGSCFAEIRNDRVSEITFPHSEISSTVKRTDLTINCLAEGASSPSPKTNNAFPQQRILREARKCLPATPTTHCADNNTIAARFLNDDSSGAEANSEKDSKISHCPEFATDLPSSHTDPEVNAAAAATKAENLCTDIGDKTLPFLHNIKIKVEDSSANEEYEPHLFTNKLKCECNDTKGEFYSVTESKEEDALLTTAKEGFACPEKETPSLNPLAQSQGLSCTLGSPKPEDGEYKFGARVRKNYRTLVLGKRPVLQTPPVKPNLKSARSPRPTGKTETHEGTLDDFTVINRRKKVASNVASAVKRPFNFMANFPCPPSLIIGRDGDLWPAYSLNTTKDSQTPHKAHPIWKWQLGGSAIPLPPSHKFRKFNS; encoded by the coding sequence ATGGGAGACCTGAAGTCAGGTTTTGAAGAGGTGGATGGCGTGAGGCTCGGCTACCTCATCATTAAAGGGAAGCAAATGTTTGCCCTCTCCCAAGTCTTCACGGATCTGCTGAAAAACATCCCGAGGACGACCGTGCACAAGCGCATGGATCATCTGAAAGTGAAGAAGCACCACTGCGATCTGGAAGAGTTGCGGAAACTCAAGGCAATCAACAGCATCGCCTTCCACGCCGCCAAATGCACGCTCATCTCCCGGGAAGACGTGGAAGCGCTCTACACCTCCTGCAAAACCGAGCGCGTCCTCAAGACCAAGCGCAGGCGGGTCGGTCGGGCCCTGGCCACAAAGGCGCCGCCGCCAGAGCGCGCCGCCGCCGCGGCCAGCCCCCGCCCGGGTTTTTGGAAGGACAAGCACCAACTTTGGCGGGGCCTGAGCGGAGCCGCGCGGCCCCTGCCAATCAGCGCTCAGTCCCCGCGCCCGGGCGCCGCCGCCGCGCGCCCCGCCGCCCATCTACCTCAGATTTTTAGCAAATACCCCAGCTCGCACTACCCGGAGATCGTGCGCTCGCCGTGCAAACCCCCTCTAAACTATGAAACTGCCCCGCTCCAGGGAAACTACGTCGCCTTCCCCTCGGACCCGGCTTATTTTCGGAGCCTGCTGTGCAGCAAGCacccggccgccgccgccgccgccgctgccgccgccgccgccgccgccgccgccgccgccgccgcctacTACCAGGCATCGGCGGCCGGGCCCCAGCCCAAAGCGGCGGCGGGCGCTGGAGGCCCGGGGAACCCGAGCTACCGCTGCAAGCGCAAGCGCGGCGGCGCCAAGGAATGCCTGCTCGCGCCCCACGCCGGCGCGCGgcgcctgctgctgctgcccaggTCCTACAAAGCCAAggcggccgcggcggcggcggcggcagcggcggcggcggcggccgccgGGGCCACTTGCCTGGAGAGGTTTCATCTGGTCAACGGCTTCTGCCCCCCTccgcaccaccaccaccaccaccaccatcatcaccaccaccaccaccaccgggCCCAGCCGCCGCAGCAGAGTCACCACCCCCCTCACCACCATCGGCCACAGCCCCATCTGGGCAGCTTTCCCGAGAGTTGCAGCAGCGACTCCGAGTCCAGCTCCTACTCGGACCACGCGGCCAACGACTCGGATTTTGGCTCCAGTTTGTCCAGCTCGAGTAACTCTGTATCCtcggaagaagaggaggaggagggagaagaggaggaggaggaagaggaggaggaggaggaggaggggggcagCGGGGCCTCGGATTCCAGTGAAGTCAGCTCGGAGGAGGAGGACTCGTCCACGGAGTCGGACTCCAGCTCCGGCTCCAGCCAAGTGTCAGTGCAGAGCATCCGATTCAGGCGCACCAGCTTCTGCAAGCCTCCCAGCGTGCAGGCGCAGGCCAACTTCTTGTACCATCTGGCCTCCGCCGCCGCTGCAACCAAACCCGCTGCTTTCGAGGATGCCGGCAGACTTCCCGACCTCAAGACTAGTGTCAAAGCGGAGTCGCCGGAGGAGTGGAATCTGCAGAGCTGGGCCCCCAAAGCCTCTCCGCTGTACTGCCCGGCCAGCTTGGGGAGTTGTTTCGCAGAGATAAGGAACGATAGGGTATCTGAGATTACATTCCCACACTCTGAAATTTCCAGTACTGTAAAGAGAACTGACCTGACAATTAACTGCCTGGCAGAGGGGGCCTCTTCACCTAGCCCAAAGACAAACAATGCATTTCCACAACAAAGAATACTCCGAGAGGCTAGGAAATGTCTACCAGCAACTCCTACTACACACTGTGCAGATAACAACACAATAGCTGCTAGGTTCTTAAATGATGATTCTTCAGGAGCAGAAGCAAATTCAGAAAAAGATTCCAAAATCTCTCATTGTCCTGAATTTGCTACGGATTTGCCCTCTTCGCACACTGATCCTGAAGTGAACGCTGCAGCAGCAGCAACTAAAGCCGAGAATCTCTGCACTGACATAGGCGACAAGACATTGCCGTTTCTGCACAATATTAAAATCAAAGTAGAAGACAGTAGTGCTAATGAAGAATATGAACCTCACCTTTTTACAAATAAGCTAAAGTGCGAGTGCAATGATACAAAGGGTGAGTTTTACAGTGTGACTGAGAGTAAAGAGGAGGACGCCTTGTTAACCACAGCCAAGGAAGGTTTTGCATGCCCTGAAAAAGAAACTCCTTCCTTAAATCCACTGGCTCAGAGTCAGGGCCTTTCATGCACTTTAGGTTCTCCAAAACCTGAGGATGGGGAATATAAATTTGGTGCCAGGGTGAGAAAAAATTACCGGACACTAGTACTGGGAAAGCGACCTGTCCTTCAGACACCTCCAGTCAAACCAAATTTGAAATCAGCTAGAAGCCCTCGTCCTACAGGTAAAACTGAGACACATGAAGGAACACTGGATGATTTTACAGTTATAAACAGACGCAAAAAGGTAGCCAGCAATGTAGCATCAGCAGTGAAAAGGCCATTTAATTTCATGGCAAATTTTCCTTGTCCACCATCACTCATTATTGGGAGAGATGGGGATTTGTGGCCGGCGTATTCCTTAAACACCACTAAGGATTCTCAAACTCCTCACAAGGCCCATCCTATATGGAAATGGCAGCTGGGCGGTTCTGCAATACCTCTTCCACCTAGTcacaaattcaggaaatttaattcataa